In Nocardia sp. NBC_00403, the DNA window AATGTCGCCGAATATCGTGGCCTCATTGCCGGTTTGGCGGCGGCCGCCGAGCTCGGCGCGCGTGTGGTGGCGGTGCGGATGGACTCCAAGCTGGTCGTCGAGCAGATGTCGGGGCGCTGGAAGGTCAAGCACGCGGCCATGATTCCACTGGCCGACCGGGCGCGCAGGCTGGTCGCGGGATTCGATCGGGTGAGTTTCACCTGGATTCCGCGCGCGGAGAATTCGCATGCGGATCGACTGGCCAACGGGGCGATGGATGACGCCTCGCTGGTCGGCGAGGTGCGTACCGCGCTCGATGCCGGGCACGCGCCCGCTGGCGGCGATCGGAGCAGCAGCACATCGGGCGGTGCGCCCGCTCAGGGATCTGCCCTCGGCGTCGAGCGCGATCTGCCCAGCTGGGTCGACGAGGTCAGGGACGCACGGGCTACGCCGGAAACCGGCGCGAATGCGCAGGGCGCGGTGGCGGATTCCGAGGATGCGGCACCGATCGGTGCGCAAACGACGCCCGCCCCGGGCTGGACCGGCGCTACCGGCCGCCCGACCCGCCTGCTGCTGCTGCGCCACGGCCAAACCGAACTTTCCATCCAGCGCAGGTATTCGGGCCGCGGCAATCCGCCGCTCACCGAACTCGGTCGCGAGCAGGCCGCGCGCGCCGCCAAGATGCTCGCCGCCAAG includes these proteins:
- a CDS encoding bifunctional RNase H/acid phosphatase, producing MAQLEVIVEADGGSRGNPGPAGYGAVVFDADHASVLAERREYIGVATNNVAEYRGLIAGLAAAAELGARVVAVRMDSKLVVEQMSGRWKVKHAAMIPLADRARRLVAGFDRVSFTWIPRAENSHADRLANGAMDDASLVGEVRTALDAGHAPAGGDRSSSTSGGAPAQGSALGVERDLPSWVDEVRDARATPETGANAQGAVADSEDAAPIGAQTTPAPGWTGATGRPTRLLLLRHGQTELSIQRRYSGRGNPPLTELGREQAARAAKMLAAKGNIAAVVCSPLGRARETAEAAASALNVPVHVLDGLIETDFGDWEGLTFLEAAQRDPQLHARWLGDPSVPAPGGESFDQVRERVEAARRDLVALYPGANLVVVSHVTPIKTLLQLALGVGPSLLYRLHLDLASLSIAEFYPDGGSSVRLVNDTSYL